A region from the Sandaracinus amylolyticus genome encodes:
- a CDS encoding IS110 family transposase, with protein MSARSCRPQRRRPAVEHVGLDLGAKRTHVVRMAASGQVTARLQVPTRDLPDWLRRLPRSRVVMEACTQSPAIARASQAANHETVVVPGQLVRALGVGARGIKTDDRDAEVLARASVRSEELPSVHLRTDVARSRKQLVSARAVLVKSRTQLSLFIKTWLRGQLLNIESRASSPKFPEAVRRLALDHVGGLPMELEVLLTSYESLTEQIHKLDEELEQLAEQDPISKLLMTMPGIGAIAATMFAAHVDDVSRFESGEQLASYLGLVPGEATTGGKVVRTSTIKAGPKQLRSQMVQSAWTLRRVRPNDPIVLWARRSRTSAANASRSRGR; from the coding sequence ATGAGTGCGCGGTCCTGTCGGCCGCAGAGGAGGAGACCGGCCGTGGAGCATGTTGGGCTCGATCTGGGCGCGAAGCGAACGCACGTCGTGAGGATGGCAGCGAGCGGTCAGGTGACCGCGCGGCTCCAAGTGCCGACGAGAGACCTGCCGGACTGGCTGCGGAGACTGCCGCGCAGTCGCGTCGTGATGGAGGCGTGCACGCAGAGCCCCGCGATTGCACGAGCGTCGCAGGCGGCGAATCACGAGACGGTCGTCGTCCCCGGTCAGCTCGTGCGTGCGCTCGGGGTCGGAGCGCGCGGCATCAAGACGGACGACCGCGACGCGGAAGTCCTCGCGCGTGCGTCGGTGCGCAGCGAGGAGCTCCCGAGCGTGCATCTGAGGACCGACGTCGCGCGATCGCGCAAGCAGCTGGTGTCCGCCAGAGCGGTGCTCGTGAAATCGCGGACGCAGCTCTCGCTCTTCATCAAGACGTGGCTGCGAGGGCAGCTCCTGAACATCGAGAGCCGAGCGTCATCGCCGAAGTTCCCCGAGGCGGTCAGGCGTCTGGCGCTCGACCACGTCGGTGGGCTGCCGATGGAGCTCGAGGTTCTGCTGACCAGTTACGAGAGCCTGACGGAGCAGATCCACAAGCTCGACGAAGAGCTCGAGCAGCTCGCGGAGCAGGACCCGATTTCGAAGCTGCTGATGACGATGCCGGGGATCGGCGCGATCGCAGCGACGATGTTCGCGGCGCACGTCGACGACGTGTCGCGGTTCGAATCGGGCGAGCAGCTCGCGAGCTATCTGGGCCTGGTGCCTGGCGAAGCGACGACGGGCGGCAAAGTCGTGCGCACCTCGACGATCAAAGCGGGACCGAAGCAGCTGCGCTCGCAGATGGTGCAGAGCGCGTGGACGCTCCGGCGAGTGCGGCCGAACGACCCGATCGTGCTCTGGGCGCGTCGCTCGAGGACAAGCGCGGCAAACGCATCGCGCTCGCGAGGAAGATGA
- a CDS encoding NAD-dependent epimerase/dehydratase family protein, which produces MPETLLVTGAAGTVGNYVVGLAEAAGYRVIASDLHPKGVAVPVRGEVRPGDIRDRAFLDKLVKGVDHVIHTAAMLDVGAPFETLAAVNSEAVVALYDAAARAGAKRFVHVSTAMLYAQGQDGPLTEESRILPRGPHGRTKHEAERALLERSERGGPAWTILRPAPLYGRRGRHYAASLLVIGPVLRLLTPVLPRWRGGPVANLVHAEDVARAGVFVLGKRECEGEIYNVADDDRMTLGDRISETYRAYGLPTVPAGQLPRPVLDRIGQFFQRDAAYTGLDRSLLAAWKLVVLRHRLKPALRARLDREALTLLYDDLPVDTGKLRVLGWKPRFPTFVEGWRQVLRWYQAERWVPRYA; this is translated from the coding sequence ATGCCGGAGACGCTGCTGGTCACGGGCGCCGCGGGCACCGTCGGCAACTACGTGGTCGGCCTCGCCGAGGCGGCGGGCTACCGCGTGATCGCGAGCGACCTGCACCCGAAGGGCGTCGCGGTTCCAGTGCGCGGCGAGGTGCGCCCCGGCGACATCCGCGACCGTGCGTTCCTCGACAAGCTCGTGAAGGGCGTGGACCACGTGATCCACACCGCCGCGATGCTCGACGTCGGCGCGCCCTTCGAGACGCTCGCCGCGGTGAACTCCGAGGCCGTCGTCGCGCTCTACGACGCGGCGGCGCGCGCGGGCGCGAAGCGGTTCGTCCACGTCTCGACGGCGATGCTCTACGCGCAGGGCCAGGACGGTCCGCTCACCGAGGAGTCGCGCATCCTCCCGCGTGGCCCGCACGGTCGCACCAAGCACGAGGCCGAGCGCGCGCTGCTCGAGCGCTCGGAGCGAGGCGGCCCGGCGTGGACGATCCTCCGCCCGGCGCCGCTCTACGGGCGCCGTGGGCGCCACTACGCCGCGAGCCTGCTCGTGATCGGCCCGGTGCTCCGGCTGCTGACGCCGGTGCTTCCGCGGTGGCGCGGCGGTCCGGTCGCGAACCTCGTGCACGCCGAGGACGTCGCGCGCGCCGGGGTGTTCGTGCTCGGCAAGCGCGAGTGCGAGGGCGAGATCTACAACGTCGCCGACGACGATCGGATGACGCTCGGCGATCGCATCAGCGAGACCTATCGCGCGTACGGGCTGCCGACGGTGCCGGCGGGACAGCTGCCGCGGCCGGTGCTCGATCGCATCGGGCAGTTCTTCCAGCGTGACGCGGCGTACACGGGGCTCGATCGCTCGCTGCTCGCGGCGTGGAAGCTCGTCGTGCTGCGCCACCGCCTCAAGCCCGCGCTGCGCGCGCGGCTCGATCGCGAAGCGCTGACGCTGCTCTACGACGACCTGCCGGTCGACACGGGGAAGCTGCGCGTGCTCGGGTGGAAGCCGCGGTTCCCGACGTTCGTCGAGGGATGGCGCCAAGTGCTGCGCTGGTATCAGGCGGAGCGCTGGGTGCCTCGCTACGCTTGA
- a CDS encoding indole-3-glycerol phosphate synthase TrpC, with translation MGARVVTDHLSAILDRKRVEVLRRARHPQPAIDGSTDRRSHALAALRRPAGAPPRVIAEIKRRSPSAGVIRARERGDVIAIARAYEASGAAAVSVLADGPGFGGSVLDVRRAARAVARPVLFKEFVIDPRQIDLARAAGASLVLLLVRALTGRDLDVMIDEVRRRGMEPVVEAADAAELSRALRTNATIVGVNARDLRSFQLDGGAAARALQEVPNDRIAVYMSGVGTKEDFARVAEGRADAVLIGTELMRAPDPGARLREILGDRA, from the coding sequence ATGGGTGCACGCGTCGTGACCGATCACCTCTCGGCGATCCTCGACCGCAAGCGCGTCGAGGTGCTGCGCCGCGCGCGACATCCGCAGCCGGCGATCGACGGCTCCACGGATCGCCGATCGCACGCGCTCGCGGCGCTGCGTCGTCCGGCGGGCGCGCCGCCTCGCGTCATCGCGGAGATCAAGCGACGCAGCCCGAGCGCCGGCGTGATCCGCGCGCGAGAGCGCGGCGACGTGATCGCGATCGCGCGCGCCTACGAGGCGAGCGGCGCGGCGGCGGTGAGCGTGCTCGCCGACGGCCCGGGGTTCGGCGGGAGCGTGCTCGACGTGCGGCGCGCGGCGCGGGCCGTCGCGCGTCCGGTGCTGTTCAAGGAGTTCGTGATCGACCCCCGGCAGATCGATCTCGCGCGCGCCGCGGGGGCGAGCCTGGTGCTGCTCCTCGTGCGGGCGCTCACGGGGCGCGACCTCGACGTCATGATCGACGAGGTGCGTCGCCGCGGGATGGAGCCGGTCGTCGAGGCGGCGGACGCGGCCGAGCTCTCTCGCGCGCTTCGCACGAACGCGACGATCGTCGGCGTGAACGCGCGCGATCTGCGCAGCTTCCAGCTCGACGGGGGCGCGGCGGCGAGGGCGCTCCAGGAAGTTCCCAACGACCGCATCGCGGTGTACATGAGCGGCGTGGGAACGAAGGAGGACTTCGCACGCGTGGCCGAGGGCAGGGCGGACGCCGTGCTCATCGGCACGGAGCTCATGCGCGCGCCCGATCCCGGCGCGCGGCTGCGTGAGATCCTGGGAGACCGCGCCTGA
- the trpD gene encoding anthranilate phosphoribosyltransferase, which yields MSTSVRDALARVLEGRALDADAMESAMDAILAGEATPAQIAGLAIALRMRGESPTELAAAARAMRRRVVPPSIEIDGVLLDTCGTGGDGAGTFNVSTTCAVVVAACGVRVAKHGNRAVSSRAGSADVLEALGVRVDASPEVVARHVRELGIGFLFAPAYHAALRHAAGVRRELGVRTFFNLLGPLANPASATHQLVGVYDAARVRTMAEVLGLLGVRAAWVVHGHGGLDEIAPEGATRVARLEDGRVVEDEIVPRDFGLEDAPIAGLSGGDAHDNARLVRAVLSGERGARRSAVVINAAAALIVAGAERDRRAARERVEAAIDSGAATRLLDAWVHAS from the coding sequence GTGAGCACCTCGGTGCGCGACGCGCTCGCGCGCGTGCTCGAGGGACGTGCGCTCGACGCCGACGCGATGGAGTCGGCGATGGACGCGATCCTCGCCGGCGAGGCCACGCCGGCGCAGATCGCGGGGCTCGCGATCGCGCTCCGGATGCGCGGCGAGAGCCCGACCGAGCTCGCCGCCGCGGCGCGCGCGATGCGCCGGCGCGTCGTGCCTCCGTCGATCGAGATCGACGGCGTGCTGCTCGACACCTGCGGCACCGGCGGTGACGGCGCGGGCACGTTCAACGTCAGCACGACGTGCGCGGTCGTGGTCGCGGCGTGCGGTGTGCGCGTCGCGAAGCACGGCAATCGCGCGGTGAGCTCGCGCGCCGGCAGCGCGGACGTGCTGGAGGCGCTCGGGGTGCGGGTCGACGCGAGCCCCGAGGTCGTCGCGCGTCACGTGCGCGAGCTCGGCATCGGGTTCCTCTTCGCGCCCGCCTATCACGCCGCGCTGCGGCACGCGGCGGGCGTTCGGCGCGAGCTCGGCGTGCGCACGTTCTTCAACCTGCTCGGCCCGCTCGCGAACCCGGCGAGCGCGACGCACCAGCTCGTCGGCGTCTACGACGCGGCGCGGGTGCGCACGATGGCGGAGGTGCTCGGCCTCCTCGGCGTGCGCGCCGCGTGGGTCGTGCACGGCCACGGCGGGCTCGACGAGATCGCGCCCGAGGGCGCGACGCGCGTGGCGCGTCTCGAGGACGGGCGCGTGGTCGAGGACGAGATCGTCCCGCGCGACTTCGGGCTCGAGGACGCGCCGATCGCCGGCCTCAGCGGCGGCGACGCGCACGACAACGCGCGGCTCGTGCGTGCGGTGCTGAGCGGCGAGCGCGGCGCGCGACGGAGCGCGGTGGTGATCAACGCGGCGGCCGCGCTGATCGTCGCGGGCGCGGAGCGGGATCGGCGTGCGGCGCGCGAGCGCGTCGAGGCCGCGATCGACTCGGGCGCTGCCACGCGGCTGCTCGACGCATGGGTGCACGCGTCGTGA
- a CDS encoding anthranilate synthase component II, which produces MILVIDNYDSFTFNLVQYLGELGAAVKVVRNDAIDLAGIRALDPEGILLSPGPGTPDEAGITLDVIRHQSGERPILGVCLGHQAIGQAFGGRVIRAPRLMHGRTSPILHASEGVFEGLPSPFEATRYHSLIVERETLPDVLRPTAWTAEGELMGMRHRELDVEGVQFHPESFLTEHGHAMLASFLRRLPSGGKKAAA; this is translated from the coding sequence GTGATCCTGGTGATCGACAACTACGACTCGTTCACGTTCAACCTCGTGCAGTACCTCGGCGAGCTCGGCGCGGCGGTGAAGGTCGTGCGCAACGACGCGATCGATCTCGCGGGGATCCGCGCGCTCGATCCCGAGGGCATCCTGCTCTCGCCCGGTCCGGGCACGCCGGACGAGGCGGGGATCACGCTCGACGTCATCCGGCACCAGTCGGGCGAGCGCCCGATCCTCGGCGTGTGCCTCGGGCACCAGGCGATCGGACAGGCGTTCGGCGGTCGCGTGATCCGCGCGCCGCGCCTCATGCACGGGCGCACCTCGCCGATCCTCCACGCGAGCGAGGGCGTGTTCGAGGGTCTTCCGAGCCCGTTCGAGGCGACCCGCTACCACTCGCTGATCGTCGAGCGCGAGACGCTGCCCGACGTGCTCCGCCCGACCGCGTGGACCGCGGAGGGCGAGCTCATGGGGATGCGCCACCGCGAGCTCGACGTCGAAGGCGTGCAGTTCCACCCCGAGTCGTTCCTGACCGAGCACGGGCACGCGATGCTCGCGAGCTTCCTGCGGCGTCTTCCGAGCGGCGGGAAGAAGGCGGCCGCGTGA
- a CDS encoding alpha/beta fold hydrolase, which yields MSATPPGGARIHAPATRFTPPLTVEERRVVSFDGTDIAYHLVGEGPPILLANGLGGSWRAWTHQLRHFSDRYRFVSWDQRGLYRSGAPPDRGALDVPAQARDALAVLDAEGLDQVAIWGWSMGVQVALELWRRAPERIASIVLINGVAGKPWSTLANVPKVGLLAPYVLSTLRRMPLLVSSVTQRAVAFKGTPQWAMRLGLASRTLDVAIFEELAGSFGGLDMGIYVHTLEQIGEHDAHDVLPTVRVPLLMLAGGRDLMTPRSAAERIAREVPGAEMLVVPGGTHYLAVEYPELVSLRIERFLRDRGYPPRGESRRRSSRPPPFGGAR from the coding sequence ATGTCGGCGACTCCGCCGGGCGGCGCGCGGATCCACGCGCCTGCGACTCGATTCACGCCTCCGCTGACCGTCGAAGAACGCCGAGTCGTCTCGTTCGACGGCACCGACATCGCGTACCACCTGGTCGGCGAGGGCCCGCCGATCCTCCTCGCGAACGGGCTCGGCGGGTCGTGGCGCGCGTGGACGCACCAGCTCCGGCACTTCTCGGATCGGTACCGCTTCGTCTCCTGGGACCAGCGCGGGCTCTATCGCTCGGGGGCCCCGCCCGATCGCGGCGCGCTCGACGTCCCGGCGCAGGCGCGCGATGCGCTCGCGGTGCTCGACGCCGAGGGGCTCGATCAGGTCGCGATCTGGGGCTGGTCGATGGGCGTGCAGGTCGCGCTCGAGCTCTGGCGCCGCGCGCCCGAGCGCATCGCGTCGATCGTGCTGATCAACGGCGTCGCCGGGAAGCCGTGGAGCACGCTCGCGAACGTGCCGAAGGTCGGGCTGCTCGCGCCGTACGTGCTCTCGACGCTGCGGCGCATGCCGCTCCTCGTCTCGTCGGTCACCCAGCGCGCCGTCGCGTTCAAGGGCACGCCGCAGTGGGCGATGCGCCTCGGCCTCGCGAGCCGCACGCTCGACGTCGCGATCTTCGAGGAGCTCGCGGGCTCGTTCGGCGGGCTCGACATGGGGATCTACGTGCACACGCTCGAGCAGATCGGAGAGCACGACGCGCACGACGTGCTGCCGACGGTGCGCGTGCCGCTCCTGATGCTCGCGGGCGGGCGCGACCTGATGACGCCGCGCAGCGCGGCCGAGCGCATCGCGCGCGAGGTGCCGGGCGCGGAGATGCTCGTCGTGCCGGGCGGGACGCACTACCTCGCGGTCGAGTACCCGGAGCTCGTCAGCCTGCGCATCGAGCGCTTCCTGCGCGATCGCGGGTATCCGCCGCGCGGCGAGTCGCGGCGTCGTTCGTCGCGGCCTCCGCCGTTCGGAGGCGCGCGGTGA
- a CDS encoding phosphate/phosphite/phosphonate ABC transporter substrate-binding protein, translating to MLRFLVPPSVGVARAQARGELLERSLSSDLGDRVQVEVAPDYATFERVAREAGAELLWAPAAICAHVADDARAVFKVVRAGRSTYRSALIARADAHVGIAQLAGKRAAWVDRRSIGGYLLVAQHLRERGIDPDRTFASQDFVGTHPAALAAVIEDRADVAAVSVASGESEHVEQALSLHGGRAGATRLAPILITDTAPTDALVITPALDVIRAEALIERIFPPAGGRERTTALKLAMEADGFERAADGEYARLKKLG from the coding sequence GTGCTGCGGTTCCTGGTGCCTCCCTCGGTCGGTGTCGCGCGCGCCCAGGCCCGGGGCGAGCTGCTGGAGCGATCGCTCTCGAGCGACCTCGGGGATCGCGTCCAGGTCGAGGTCGCGCCGGACTACGCGACGTTCGAGCGCGTGGCGCGCGAGGCGGGCGCCGAGCTCCTCTGGGCACCGGCCGCGATCTGCGCGCACGTCGCCGACGATGCGCGCGCGGTCTTCAAGGTCGTGCGCGCGGGGCGCTCGACGTATCGCTCGGCGCTGATCGCGCGCGCCGATGCGCACGTCGGGATCGCGCAGCTCGCGGGCAAGCGCGCGGCGTGGGTCGATCGTCGGTCGATCGGCGGGTACCTGCTGGTCGCGCAGCACCTGCGGGAGCGCGGGATCGACCCCGATCGCACGTTCGCCTCGCAGGACTTCGTGGGCACGCACCCCGCGGCGCTCGCTGCGGTGATCGAGGATCGCGCGGACGTGGCGGCGGTCTCGGTCGCGAGCGGCGAGAGCGAGCACGTCGAGCAGGCGCTCTCGCTGCACGGAGGGCGCGCGGGCGCGACGCGGCTCGCGCCGATCCTGATCACCGACACCGCCCCGACCGACGCGCTCGTGATCACACCCGCCCTCGACGTCATCCGCGCCGAGGCGCTCATCGAACGCATCTTCCCGCCTGCGGGGGGACGCGAGCGCACGACGGCGCTGAAGCTGGCGATGGAAGCAGACGGCTTCGAGCGCGCCGCGGACGGGGAGTACGCGCGCCTCAAGAAGCTCGGCTGA
- a CDS encoding DUF692 domain-containing protein encodes MIGVGFALPPDDETLARVAPIARRADYLEVTPETTWIDRDDGALVPNGFHARFLAAVRAWNKPVVAHGVGFSTCSEGDEARTRAWLDRMREDVALFGYAWWTDHLGATSLRSASGAGSETTALPMPMPYDARTASTLRARLELMSRVVPDVGVENSVVYFVLGDPLDEPRLLHDVLAAPHRHLLLDLHNLHTMSLLHGLDPQAWLARAPLDRVIELHVSGGRESDPRWLPSGRTMRLDGHDDAVPEPVWALLDDVLPRCPHLRGVTLERMEGTVPDHATARLLDDELTRIRRAITKAAR; translated from the coding sequence GTGATCGGCGTCGGCTTCGCGCTGCCGCCCGACGACGAGACGCTCGCGCGCGTGGCGCCGATCGCGCGCCGCGCCGACTACCTCGAGGTCACGCCCGAGACGACGTGGATCGATCGCGACGACGGCGCGCTGGTCCCGAACGGGTTCCACGCGCGCTTCCTCGCCGCGGTGCGCGCGTGGAACAAGCCCGTGGTCGCGCACGGCGTGGGCTTCTCGACGTGCAGCGAGGGCGACGAGGCGCGCACCCGCGCGTGGCTCGATCGGATGCGCGAGGACGTCGCGCTCTTCGGGTACGCGTGGTGGACCGATCACCTCGGCGCGACGTCGCTGCGGTCCGCGTCAGGAGCAGGCAGCGAGACGACGGCGCTCCCGATGCCGATGCCGTACGACGCGCGCACCGCGTCCACGCTGCGCGCGCGGCTCGAGCTCATGTCGCGCGTGGTGCCCGACGTCGGCGTCGAGAACTCGGTCGTCTACTTCGTCCTCGGAGATCCGCTCGACGAGCCCCGCCTCCTGCATGACGTGCTCGCGGCGCCGCACCGTCACCTGCTGCTCGACCTGCACAACCTCCACACGATGTCGCTGCTGCACGGGCTCGATCCGCAGGCATGGCTCGCTCGCGCGCCGCTCGATCGCGTGATCGAGCTCCACGTGAGCGGCGGTCGCGAGAGTGATCCGCGCTGGCTCCCGTCGGGCCGCACGATGCGCCTCGACGGCCACGACGACGCGGTGCCCGAGCCGGTGTGGGCGCTGCTCGACGACGTGCTCCCGCGCTGCCCGCACCTCCGCGGCGTGACGCTCGAGCGGATGGAAGGCACGGTGCCGGACCACGCGACGGCGCGCCTTCTCGACGACGAGCTCACGCGCATCCGCCGCGCGATCACGAAGGCCGCGCGATGA
- a CDS encoding RCC1 domain-containing protein, whose translation MGDSGRVVGVLVCAVGLLSPGCYLAHSLDGADGPAPLDASVVDARVARPDAGPPPPPEEPPPGTRVVQISVGGDHVCAVSDEGALYCWGQNDIGQLGVNERRASSRPLRVHGLPPIASVSAGASHTCAVDVDGGLWCWGFDHYRQLGVRAEERPDCGRAVCSPIPLRVPDVPPVRRVWIGVHGTCAELVEGDELRCWGTDAASRAISRSAVHGVRDLGMGLSHACLWMPDERVRCVGDGTFGRAGDEGRGDGIVDLDDVIDLEVGAEHACVLLADTRVLCWGYNWDGALGIKEGLPYCVHGDTGGACAIAPIAPTGDPTGTALSIGSRRSCVIDTDGGVTCWGPWTIEGGTVWCGGGAPEECDPTPTRVPGIAAPRAISAGDSVVCAIVEDGGVMCWGWDTDGQLGHGVVEGTLVREPVRVIGFGG comes from the coding sequence ATGGGGGACTCCGGCCGCGTCGTGGGCGTGCTCGTGTGCGCCGTCGGGCTGCTCTCGCCGGGCTGCTACCTCGCGCACTCGCTCGATGGCGCGGACGGTCCTGCGCCGCTCGATGCGAGCGTGGTCGACGCCCGCGTCGCGCGTCCCGACGCGGGCCCACCGCCGCCGCCGGAAGAGCCGCCGCCCGGCACGCGCGTGGTGCAGATCTCGGTGGGCGGGGATCACGTGTGCGCCGTGAGCGACGAGGGCGCGCTCTACTGCTGGGGCCAGAACGACATCGGGCAGCTCGGCGTGAACGAGCGGCGCGCGTCCTCGCGACCGCTCCGCGTGCATGGCCTGCCTCCGATCGCGTCGGTGAGCGCCGGGGCCAGCCACACGTGCGCGGTGGACGTCGACGGCGGGCTCTGGTGCTGGGGCTTCGACCACTACCGTCAGCTCGGCGTCAGGGCGGAGGAGCGACCCGACTGTGGTCGCGCCGTGTGCAGCCCGATCCCGCTGCGCGTGCCCGACGTGCCTCCCGTGCGACGCGTGTGGATCGGTGTCCACGGCACGTGCGCGGAGCTCGTCGAGGGCGACGAGCTGCGCTGCTGGGGCACCGACGCGGCGTCGCGCGCCATCTCGCGCTCCGCGGTGCACGGCGTGCGGGATCTCGGGATGGGCCTCTCGCACGCGTGCCTGTGGATGCCCGACGAGCGCGTGCGGTGCGTGGGCGACGGCACGTTCGGGCGCGCGGGCGACGAAGGACGGGGCGACGGGATCGTCGATCTCGACGACGTGATCGATCTCGAGGTCGGCGCGGAGCACGCGTGCGTGCTGCTCGCCGACACGCGCGTGTTGTGCTGGGGCTACAACTGGGACGGCGCGCTCGGCATCAAGGAGGGGCTGCCGTACTGCGTGCACGGGGACACCGGCGGCGCGTGCGCGATCGCGCCGATCGCGCCGACGGGCGATCCCACGGGCACCGCGCTCTCGATCGGCAGCCGTCGCTCTTGCGTCATCGACACCGACGGTGGCGTGACGTGCTGGGGCCCGTGGACGATCGAGGGAGGCACGGTCTGGTGCGGCGGCGGCGCGCCCGAGGAGTGCGACCCGACGCCGACGCGCGTGCCCGGGATCGCGGCGCCCCGCGCGATCTCGGCCGGCGACAGCGTGGTGTGCGCGATCGTCGAGGACGGCGGCGTGATGTGCTGGGGCTGGGACACGGACGGACAGCTCGGGCACGGTGTCGTCGAAGGAACGCTCGTGCGCGAGCCGGTCCGGGTCATCGGCTTCGGCGGCTGA
- a CDS encoding SLBB domain-containing protein — protein MTTSSPFRRHWNLFSCVLAAVLAGSLGPGCTPNLPRTPTMPSEDARFQRADLTPPGMADDAAAAMQLYPGDVVTLRLISTETEEYEGLVVDERGVLHIPLAGDVPVGGLDLTDAERRVEEAMRQFDRTSRVSLVVSEPSGHFASVLGAVGEPGRIAVTPGMRLADLLAAAGGAAVAEEEGFSMPSGDLGGARLVRNGEALPISLEIALTGDPRHNIRVRPGDTLYVPADLGRLVSVLGQVGSPRIMAFRPGMRLTHALSLAGGVTRDGNWGDVRVIRGEASDPMVYSTSVAAIVDGDAHDVVLAPGDIVYVASAGHADLRDVMNSLSLLLSIPITAASITVPSLIIGSGR, from the coding sequence ATGACCACTAGCTCGCCTTTCCGTCGACACTGGAACCTCTTCTCCTGTGTCCTCGCGGCGGTGCTCGCTGGCTCGCTCGGTCCAGGCTGTACGCCGAACCTGCCACGCACGCCTACCATGCCGAGCGAGGACGCGCGCTTCCAACGCGCCGATCTGACTCCGCCGGGCATGGCCGACGACGCAGCCGCCGCGATGCAGCTCTACCCGGGCGACGTCGTGACGCTCCGGTTGATCAGCACCGAGACCGAAGAGTACGAGGGCCTGGTCGTCGACGAGCGCGGCGTGCTGCACATCCCGCTCGCGGGCGACGTCCCGGTGGGCGGCCTCGACCTCACCGACGCGGAGCGTCGCGTCGAAGAGGCGATGCGCCAGTTCGATCGCACGTCGCGCGTGTCGCTCGTCGTCAGCGAGCCGAGCGGACACTTCGCGAGCGTGCTCGGCGCGGTCGGCGAGCCCGGACGCATCGCGGTGACGCCGGGCATGCGCCTCGCGGACCTGCTCGCGGCCGCGGGCGGCGCGGCGGTCGCGGAGGAAGAAGGCTTCTCCATGCCGTCGGGCGACCTCGGCGGCGCGCGCCTCGTGCGCAACGGCGAGGCGCTGCCGATCTCGCTCGAGATCGCGCTCACGGGTGATCCTCGCCACAACATCCGCGTCCGCCCCGGCGACACGCTCTACGTCCCGGCGGACCTCGGTCGCCTCGTGAGCGTGCTCGGCCAGGTGGGCTCGCCGCGCATCATGGCGTTCCGGCCCGGCATGCGCCTCACCCACGCGCTCTCGCTCGCGGGCGGCGTGACCCGCGATGGGAACTGGGGCGACGTGCGTGTGATCCGTGGTGAGGCGTCCGATCCGATGGTCTATTCGACCAGTGTTGCGGCGATCGTCGACGGCGACGCGCACGACGTCGTGCTCGCCCCGGGCGACATCGTGTACGTTGCTTCGGCCGGTCACGCCGACCTGCGCGACGTCATGAACTCGCTCTCGTTGCTCCTCTCGATCCCGATCACCGCGGCCTCGATCACCGTGCCGTCGCTGATCATCGGCTCGGGACGCTGA